The following is a genomic window from Armatimonadota bacterium.
NNNNNNNNNNNNNNNNNGCCGGAACAGGCATGCGGGCCGCAAATCGTGACCGCATTGCGGTTGGTCTGCAGTTCTCCGCGACTCAGCCCAGTCGCCACGGTGACCTCCCCGTGGTCACACGTCAACGTTACCTGGCCGCGCGAGGCGGCGTCATCCAAGCCCGGCGGGCGGCGGGACACATCTGGCGTCAGCCGACGCACCGCATCTGGGCAAGCCCCAGGGCTGCCCGTCAAAGGGCTGCAGTCAGATGCTACCCATCCCGGCGCATTCCGTCAAGATGCTTGCGCCCCGCAATCCGGGGTGTCGCGGACGCAGTGGGTCACTTGCGCCGGCCAACTTGACACGCGCTTGCGGCGGCCATATAATCTAGCGTCACGCTCTCGTCGAGAGCAGTCCCCACGTCGAGAGACGGATTCCGAGCGAGTTTTCGAGGAGCACACGGGATGTCGTTCTGGGAAGGCAGGCGTACTCTGGTGACCGGCGGGGCCGGGTTCATCGGGTCCCACCTTGTCGAGATGCTGGTCGAGGACGGCGCGCGCGTCCGCGTGGTGGATAACCTCGAACGCGGTCGCCTGAGCAACCTGGAGGCGGTCCTCGGCGACATCGAGTTTGTCGAGGGCGACCTGCGCGACCGCGACGTGTGCCTGCGCACGACCCAGGCCATGGAGTGCGTCATCAACATGGCCGCCAAGGTCACCGGCATCGAGTACAATCGCTACCACCACGGCGACATGTACGCCTCGAACGTGCTCATCAATACGAATACGCTGGATGCAGCGCGGCTCAACGACGTCGTGCGTTACTGCGTCGTCAGCACCGCGTGCATCTACCCCCACGACGCGATCATCCCGACGCCGGAATCGGAGGGCGACCGCGGCACCCCCGAGCCGACCAACGAGGGCTACGGTTGGGCGAAGCGCATGGCGGAAAAGCAGGGGCAGTACTACGCCGCCGAATACGGCATGGAAATCGCCATCGTGCGTCCGTTCAACGCCTACGGGCCGCGCGACTACTACGACCGCGCGACGTCCCATGTCATTCCGGCGCTCATCGCCAAGGTGATTGACGGCGACGACCCGGTGGTGGTGTGGGGCAGCGGCGACCAGAGCCGCGTCTTCGTGCACGCCGAGGACTTCGCGCGCGGCATCAAGCTGGTGACCGAGAAATACCCCGCGGCCGATCCGGTGAATGTCGGGCACGACCAGGAAACGACGATCAAGGAACTGCTTAGCAAGATCATCGAACTGACGGGCAAGCAGCCACGCGTTCTCTACGACACGAGCCTTCCGGAGGGCTATCGGCGGCGCGCGGCGGACACGACCAAGCTGCGGCAAGTCACGGGCGGGTTCGTGCCGCAGATCTCGCTGGAGCAGGGGCTGGTCGAGATGATCGAGTGGTACCAATCAACTCACGCGGCGGTGCGACGGGGAGCGTGAGGTCCGCTCGGTCGCTGTGCCGGTGACCGGCAACCGGTGTGATGAGCCGGCGCGCTCCGGTGGTGCGGTGCGGGTTCTCTGTCACGGAGGCGACAGGGATGGGGGCGTCAGGGGAGACAGCCGTATCTGATGCGCCATTCAAGCGAAAGTCGCCCCATTCTGTTCTGCTGGGCTGATGCGGTCGCCGTGGCGGCTGCGGGAGCGCTCCTGGGAACGGGCGCTCTCGGCATTGGCATCGCCGCCGCCGCGTGGCTCGTGTCGGCCGTCGCCTTTCGCCTGTGCGATCACAGGTGGTGGTCCGATCCCTCAGGCCTGGTTCCGGCCGCGGCCAAGACGTGGATGGCATCTTCCGTGTTGTGCCTGGCGGCCGCCGCCTGGCTTCCTGCCCTAATCACTCCACTGCGTCTGCTTGCTCTGCCCCTCGCGGCTCTCGTCTTCGGCCTCGCGCTACGCGGAGGCTGGCGATGGGCGGCGGCGCGCAGGCACAAGCCGATCGTGATCGCGGACGCGGTCGGCGAAGAACGGCTCGCGGTCTGGGTTCGGCACTACTGGCCGGAATGGCGCATCGCGGCGGTTGTGGACGGTCGGGATGCTTCTGCGGTCGAGCGCGCGGCGGTCACTCACGGCGCCGACGTCGCGTGTTACCTCAACGGGCAGGCATCTCCTGAATCGTGGGGTCGGCTCAATCCGCTGTCGCTCGACGATCTCCTTGAGTGCGTCACCGGTCGCGTCCTGCTGGATCACGCCGACGCCGTAGCGCCGCCGGCCTCGCGGGTAAACACCGCACTCAAGCGTATGCTCGACCTGTGCGTCGGATGCGCCGGGCTTGTCGTGGCGTTGCCATTGATGGCCGTGCTGGTCGCGCTCATCAAACTGGAATCACGCGGGCCTGCGATCTATCGCCAGGAGCGCCTGGGGCTCGACGGCCGGCCCTTCCAGATGCTGAAGTTCCGCTCGATGATTGAGGAGGCGGAGGAGGAAACGGGGCCGGTCTGGGCGCGGGATGATGATCCGCGCTGCACCAAGCTGGGGCGCTTTATACGGCCGCTGCATTTCGACGAGCTGCCGCAATTGTTCAACGTCCTGCGCGGCAATATGAGCCTCGTCGGCCCGCGGCCGGAGCGCCCGGAGCTGGCACGGGATTTCCTGGAATCGCTGCCTGCTTACGACAAGCGCCACGCCGTCAAGCCGGGCATCACCGGCTGGGCGCAGGTCAACCAGGGCTACGACCGCGAGATGGACGACGTGCGCAACAAGATCCAGTACGACCTGTACTACGTGAAACGTGCGGGGCCGCTGTTCGATGCGGCGATCATCCTGCGCACCATGGACGCGGTGCTCTTCGGCAAGCCTCCACGTCCCGCCGAGCCCGGCCGCCCCTAGCGGATACCCCTGGTCAACGCTCGCGACAAGCCGGTGCGCCCAGCGTCACGTAGATCGGGCTCGGGCCCACCTCCAGTTCGTCCCTCCGACCGGCGACGATCGCGCCGTCCCGATCGCGCACCAACAGCGCGGGCAGCCGCGCCCGGTGCCGCTTGCCGTCGCGCGTCCATGCGACGACCAACCGTCGGCCGCCTTTGTCGAACGACATGAGATAGACCCACGGCGGCGACTCCATCCGCCCGCGGAACGTCGCTCCGGCGAGTTGCCTCGTCATGTGCCGGTAGGCCTCAAAGGCGGGCCGCTCGGAACCGTCATCATCGAGCAGCCCCGTCAACCTGCCGCGCAGCACGAACCAGTACATGCGCTCGACGAACCCGCTGCTCAGTCCCAGCACGTAGTAGCGCACCAAGTAATCCGCCTGGCGCTCCTCGTCCACCAGGGAAGACCGCGCCGCCCACTGCTCGCCGCCCGGCACGTCCAGTATCCAGTTGAACTGGGTGGACCAGAATTCGCGCTGCCCGTAGACCTGCGCCAGCGCACGGAACAGGCGCATCTTGTTGACGATATCGAAAACCCCCTCCTCGGCATTCTCCGGCTCCCCGCTGCGGTCGGTGTAGAGGTGGTCGGACAGGACATCGAAGCCCGCGAAATCGGCGAGCGCCGCCGCGGTCCAGTACGGCTCGAAGTCCTGGGTTGCGGGCCCCGCGGTGTGCACGCCAATGTCGCGGGCGACGGCGCCGGCAACACGGGCCGCGGCGGCGTAGTCGTGGTAGGTCTCGTATCCCGCCCACTTGATGCGATTGGGGGCGGCGCCGATCTCGAAGCAACTCGCTTCATCGCGCATCGCCTCGAACGCCCGGCGGACGTATGCCCGCCACGCCTCCAGGTCGTCCCATGCGTCCTTCGGCTGGCTCAGTCGCACGAGCACGTCATAGCCCGCGCCGCGCAGCGCGGTCACAGCCTGTGTGGTCTGCGATACGTCGCCCCACCGAGCCTGCAGACGCACCGAGCCTACCCCGAGTTCCCGCAGCGCCGTCAGCGTGTCCTCACTCGCGTCACCGACTTGGACGCCGAAGGTCGTGCGATCCACGAGCTTGCCTGGGGCAAACGGTTCGANNNNNNNNNNNNNNNNNNNNNNNNNNNNNNNNNNNNNNNNNNNNNNNNNNNNNNNNNNNNNNNNNNNNNNNNNNNNNNNNNNNNNNNNNNNNNNNNNNNNAACAGCTGCGGCTCGGGCTCGATGCCGAGGGCGTGCAGGACCGCCACGACCCGCTCGCGCGCCGGGAAGGCGCGGTTCTCCGCGGTCAGCGCGTGTGCTTGGCTGCCGACGGCTTGCTCGGCGACGTGGAGGAGCGCGTCGCGGCTCAGGTCGGGCCTGGTGCGCGATAGATACTCGTAACACAGATCAACCGCGCGCTGAAGCAGTTCCGGCCAGTTCCCGTAGCACTTCACCAGTGTGTCGCCGAGATCGAAGATGACGGCGCGCAGACGCGGGCTCGACTGTGCGGGCTTGCCGGTCATGGATGGGCCCGCCGCCTCGGAGATCCGGCTCGTCCGCGCGGCCCTGACTGCCGGCGGCGGCGCTGCGATGGTCCTGCCAATTGTCCGCACGCGGCGGCGATCTCTTCGCCAAAGGGGCGGCGGACGGCAACCTCCATGCCCTGCGCTTCCAACGTCTGACGGAAAGCACGCACCGTGGCGTCGGGCGGTCGGCGAAACCCCGCGCGCGCCTCGTTGCACGGGATGAGATTCACCATGCACGGCATCCCGCGCAGGAGCTTGGCCGTGGCTGCGGCGAGGGCGCGGGAATCGTTGACGCCGTCGAGCAAGCAGTACTCGAAGGCGACCTTGCGTCCGGTGCGGATGGCATACTCGCGAGCGGCGGCGACGACGTCGCGCACCGGATACCGCCGGTTGACCGGCATGAGCGTGGTGCGCAGCTTGTCGTAGGGCGCGTTGAGCGATACGGCGAGATGCAGCGCCAAACCCTCGCCCGCCAAGCGGCGCATCTGCTCCGGCAGGCCGCAGGTGGAAATCGCGATCCGCCGCGCGCTGATATCGAGACAGGCGCGGTGGTTGATGATGCGAACCGCCTTGAGCGTCGCCTCGTAATTGGCGAGCGGCTCCCCCATCCCCATAAACACGACGTTGGTGACGCTCGCCTGCGTTACCGCCTGGGCGCACAGGATCTGCCCGACGATCTCGGGCGGCGTGAGGTCGCGCTCCAGCCCCAAGGCGCCGGTCGCGCAGAAGGCGCAGTTGTAGGCGCACCCGACCTGGCTTGACACGCACACGGTCGCGCGCGCCCCGTGAGGCATGATGACGGTCTCTATCGCGGCGCGGTCCGGCAGGCGAAAGGAGAGCTTCGCGCTGCCGTCCCGTGCCTGCCGCTGCGCCAGCTGCCGCAGCGGGTGGACTCGCATGCGGCGGCTCAGTTTGTCGCGAAGCTGCTGCGGCAGATCGGTCATCCCGGCGACGTCGTGGACCCCGCGCCGATACATCCAGCGCAGTATCTGACGTGCGCGGTAGGGCTTATGGCCGGCATCGGCGAGCGCTTGCTCTAGCTCATCCGGCAACAATCCACAGACGTATGCGATCGCGCTCGTAGTAGTCCGCTTCATCATCCGCCGCAGGCTGCGACAGCGGCAACTCAGCCTGATGGAGTCGCAAGGTTATGCAAGGGACGGCGTCGAAGTATTCCGGCGTCACGGCGTTTGCTTCGGGGAGAACCATGAACATCCTTGTCGCTGAGGACGAATTCCTCATCACGCTCACCCTCAAGACGCAGCTCGAGGCGATGGGGCACCGTGTGGTCGGGATGCCGCGAGACGGCGAGGAAGCGGTGGCCCTGGCCAAGGAGCTGCGCCCCGACGTCGTGCTGATGGACATCGGCATGCCGGGAGTTGACGGCATTGCGGCCACCGCGCGGATCATGTCCGAGGCGCCGGTGCCGGTCATCATGCTCACGGCCTACAACGACCGTCGGCGAGTACAGGAAGCCATCCGCGCGGGGGCGGTCGCCTATCTGCTCAAGCCCGTCAACGAGACGCAACTGAGGCAAGCGATAGAGGAAACGGTCACGCGTTTCAAGCAGGCGCAGGGGGAATCCCCCGACCAGTAGATGCAACACGCGCAGCGCGGCGGGACCGGAGAATAAGCGGGGCGACCGGATGGTCGCCCCGCTTGCATGTCGGCATCCCGTGTCGTCGTCGCCGCGCGCCACTACGGCAGACTGACTCCGTGAAGCGCCGCAACGCGACCGTAAGCGATGGGGCTAGTACCTTCGATCCAGCTGCCCGACCGCAGAGAGGTCGTAGCTGAACCCGACGATAAAGCGGTAATCGTTCTGTGGCAGTACGGTTTCGGCTCGGGCCACACCGACCTGCACCGTGAGCGCGGGGCTCAACGGGTAGCGGATGGCGGCCGCCGCGTGGTCGTCGCCGAAATCGGTGAGCTTGTACTCGGCGACGAAAGACGTCCCCTCCGGTGTCGTGATGTCGAAGCCGAGGAAAGGTCTCAGCTCGTCGTCGTCCGCGCCATTGCTCACGCGCGTGAACATGAGGCCGAGATGGCCGCGCATGCGGGCGCGTCCCGCCTGGTAGCGATATGCCTCGGCCACACCCATCGGGAACTCCTTGCTCGCGGCAAGATAGATCTCGATGACATTGCTGTTCGTCCCGTCGAGGTAAGACGCGCCAAATCCGAGGCCGAAGTCTGCGGTCGGCTCTTCCATCAGCGTCATCTTGGCGCCGAACCCGGTCATGCTGCCGTCCACGCCGTTGTTGAGCTTCGCGTACGATATCCCGACTTCCGCACCCTCGGACACTCCGACGAGCAGGCGCAGCGGCCATACTTGCTGATTGCTCTCAAGCTTGCTGTACCCGGCGGCGAACTCCGCCGAGTCAAGCGCGACGACGTCTGACGTCGGCAGGTCCACCAAGCCCGTGGTGGCGTCGAAACGCGTCGGATAGCCCCATGCCGCGCCGATCATCAGCGCCAGAAGAAGCATCGCCGAGATGACGCCCAGTCTGAACCTCATGATTCTCCCTTCCTTCCCGCGCCGCTGCGGAGTGTCGGGCCTTGTCCACACGGCGCTGTGCGCCGTTCCGGAGTGCGGCGGAGCCGCACCACACGGCGCTGTGCGCCGTTCCGGAGTGCGACGGAGCCGCACCACACGGCGCTGTGCGCCGTTCCGGAGTGCGGCGGAGCCGCACCACACGGCGCTGTGCGCCGTTCCGGAGTGCGGCGGAGCCGCACCACACGGCGCTGTGCGCCNNNNNNNNNNNNNNNNNNNNNNNNNNNNNNNNNNNNNNNNNNNNNNNNNNNNNNNNNNNNNNNNNNNNNNNNNNNNNNNNNNNNNNNNNNNNNNNNNNNNCGCCGTCGAGGTCGAAGGGAATGATGCGCGACGGCACGGACTTGGCGAACTCGCCACAAGTCTCGCCGACCGCGATGGGGCCTGCGCTGCTCCGGATTTCCGTCGGCTCT
Proteins encoded in this region:
- a CDS encoding NAD-dependent epimerase/dehydratase family protein, with the translated sequence MSFWEGRRTLVTGGAGFIGSHLVEMLVEDGARVRVVDNLERGRLSNLEAVLGDIEFVEGDLRDRDVCLRTTQAMECVINMAAKVTGIEYNRYHHGDMYASNVLINTNTLDAARLNDVVRYCVVSTACIYPHDAIIPTPESEGDRGTPEPTNEGYGWAKRMAEKQGQYYAAEYGMEIAIVRPFNAYGPRDYYDRATSHVIPALIAKVIDGDDPVVVWGSGDQSRVFVHAEDFARGIKLVTEKYPAADPVNVGHDQETTIKELLSKIIELTGKQPRVLYDTSLPEGYRRRAADTTKLRQVTGGFVPQISLEQGLVEMIEWYQSTHAAVRRGA
- a CDS encoding sugar transferase, with translation MRHSSESRPILFCWADAVAVAAAGALLGTGALGIGIAAAAWLVSAVAFRLCDHRWWSDPSGLVPAAAKTWMASSVLCLAAAAWLPALITPLRLLALPLAALVFGLALRGGWRWAAARRHKPIVIADAVGEERLAVWVRHYWPEWRIAAVVDGRDASAVERAAVTHGADVACYLNGQASPESWGRLNPLSLDDLLECVTGRVLLDHADAVAPPASRVNTALKRMLDLCVGCAGLVVALPLMAVLVALIKLESRGPAIYRQERLGLDGRPFQMLKFRSMIEEAEEETGPVWARDDDPRCTKLGRFIRPLHFDELPQLFNVLRGNMSLVGPRPERPELARDFLESLPAYDKRHAVKPGITGWAQVNQGYDREMDDVRNKIQYDLYYVKRAGPLFDAAIILRTMDAVLFGKPPRPAEPGRP
- the rlmN gene encoding 23S rRNA (adenine(2503)-C(2))-methyltransferase RlmN, which gives rise to MPDELEQALADAGHKPYRARQILRWMYRRGVHDVAGMTDLPQQLRDKLSRRMRVHPLRQLAQRQARDGSAKLSFRLPDRAAIETVIMPHGARATVCVSSQVGCAYNCAFCATGALGLERDLTPPEIVGQILCAQAVTQASVTNVVFMGMGEPLANYEATLKAVRIINHRACLDISARRIAISTCGLPEQMRRLAGEGLALHLAVSLNAPYDKLRTTLMPVNRRYPVRDVVAAAREYAIRTGRKVAFEYCLLDGVNDSRALAAATAKLLRGMPCMVNLIPCNEARAGFRRPPDATVRAFRQTLEAQGMEVAVRRPFGEEIAAACGQLAGPSQRRRRQSGPRGRAGSPRRRAHP
- a CDS encoding response regulator; translation: MNILVAEDEFLITLTLKTQLEAMGHRVVGMPRDGEEAVALAKELRPDVVLMDIGMPGVDGIAATARIMSEAPVPVIMLTAYNDRRRVQEAIRAGAVAYLLKPVNETQLRQAIEETVTRFKQAQGESPDQ